One window from the genome of Aeromonas sp. FDAARGOS 1405 encodes:
- a CDS encoding GNAT family N-acetyltransferase, producing MQLTPPQPPQDDEIEALRIGLSGFNKDHAGTHLRERIASFIKDKEGKVHGGIIADIKWGWLHVDWLWIDESIRRDGWGGRLLGAMEQYAQSKGISNYHLETTSFQALPFYQKQGYEVFGQLPDMPPGHISYFLKKQS from the coding sequence ATGCAACTCACCCCACCCCAACCGCCTCAGGACGATGAGATCGAAGCGCTGCGCATTGGCCTCTCGGGCTTCAACAAGGATCACGCCGGCACCCATCTGCGCGAGCGGATCGCCAGCTTTATCAAGGATAAAGAGGGCAAGGTACACGGCGGCATCATCGCCGACATCAAGTGGGGCTGGCTGCATGTCGACTGGCTCTGGATCGACGAAAGCATCCGCCGCGATGGCTGGGGCGGCCGTCTGCTCGGCGCCATGGAGCAGTACGCCCAAAGCAAGGGCATCAGCAACTACCATCTGGAAACCACCAGTTTTCAGGCCCTCCCCTTCTACCAGAAGCAGGGTTACGAAGTCTTTGGCCAGCTGCCCGATATGCCGCCGGGGCATATCAGTTACTTTCTGAAAAAGCAGAGTTAA
- a CDS encoding RNA-directed DNA polymerase has protein sequence MSRLKNLLKNGFFPIQLPPAFNSISFSEKCDLFEPAWKAQKAPKTRAEKYSVARSSYYRRTTSILNPIGYYNIASEIDEHWQKIEVLYRRSAISLSKPKIVDSLRSIEISKFNELYEAKINKSSGYKYALITDIVSYFPSIYTHSIPWAVHTKAVAKKNTKQVPEYYGNLLDARSMALQDGQTMGIPIGPDTSHIISEIIGSAIDKELHDELKYWPAGFRYVDDYYLFFNAREEAERALATLTKIVGNYELQISAAKTKILEVKDLVEESWKYSIKKLTISASRRAQRDDIHNYFQRVFALEKQFKDESIVKYALKQISSSIIKKSNWNVFESYLFKCGYGFPNTLQIIVNIFSTYKKYNYPLDSKALYRFCNNLIIEHAIPDHHGEVSWLLWLAKEMKTSLKREVIREIEKMSSNVCKLMVIDLYESKIIKHSLKADTLRQYANSDCLMTEDWLLTYEAGKRMWLKNSDSTFITSNYFFNQLIKNNVSFYDKNATCHSIFDVKDTIRLNEEWFDIDADIRDNFYFDDLDEEYFDSADRCDDDDDIEY, from the coding sequence ATGAGTAGATTAAAGAATCTATTAAAGAATGGCTTTTTTCCTATACAATTACCCCCTGCGTTTAACTCAATCTCATTTTCTGAGAAATGTGATTTATTTGAACCTGCATGGAAAGCTCAAAAAGCGCCTAAAACTCGCGCTGAAAAATACTCAGTGGCAAGATCATCTTACTACAGAAGAACGACCAGCATTCTCAACCCAATTGGATATTACAATATTGCCAGTGAAATAGATGAGCACTGGCAAAAGATTGAGGTTTTATATAGAAGAAGTGCTATATCATTAAGTAAACCTAAAATTGTTGACTCACTTAGATCAATAGAGATTAGCAAATTCAACGAGTTATATGAAGCCAAGATAAATAAGTCTTCTGGTTATAAGTATGCACTTATAACGGATATAGTAAGTTACTTTCCTAGTATTTACACTCATTCTATTCCATGGGCTGTACATACCAAAGCAGTTGCAAAAAAGAATACAAAGCAGGTTCCCGAATATTATGGCAATTTGTTAGACGCAAGATCAATGGCATTACAAGATGGCCAAACAATGGGAATACCTATCGGTCCTGACACATCACATATAATATCTGAAATAATCGGCTCGGCAATAGATAAAGAACTCCACGATGAATTGAAATATTGGCCAGCTGGGTTTAGATATGTTGACGATTATTATTTATTCTTCAATGCTAGAGAGGAAGCGGAGAGAGCTCTTGCAACGCTCACAAAGATAGTTGGAAATTATGAATTACAGATTAGCGCTGCGAAGACAAAGATATTAGAGGTCAAAGACCTAGTCGAAGAATCATGGAAGTACAGTATTAAAAAACTAACGATCTCTGCATCCAGACGGGCACAGAGAGATGATATACACAACTATTTCCAAAGAGTGTTTGCTTTAGAAAAGCAATTTAAGGATGAAAGCATTGTTAAGTACGCGCTAAAACAGATCTCATCTAGCATAATAAAAAAATCCAACTGGAATGTTTTTGAGTCTTATTTATTCAAGTGTGGATATGGTTTTCCCAATACACTCCAGATAATTGTAAATATTTTTAGCACCTATAAGAAATATAACTACCCACTTGACAGTAAAGCTCTCTACAGATTTTGTAATAATTTGATTATAGAGCATGCCATACCTGACCACCATGGTGAAGTTTCTTGGTTACTATGGTTGGCAAAAGAAATGAAAACCTCTTTAAAAAGAGAGGTTATTCGAGAAATAGAAAAGATGTCCAGCAATGTATGCAAACTAATGGTGATAGACCTTTATGAGTCAAAAATAATTAAGCACTCATTGAAGGCCGATACACTTAGACAATATGCAAACAGTGATTGCCTAATGACTGAAGATTGGCTTTTAACATATGAGGCGGGCAAGAGGATGTGGTTAAAAAACAGTGATTCCACTTTTATCACCAGTAACTATTTTTTTAACCAGCTAATTAAGAATAACGTTTCTTTCTACGATAAAAATGCAACTTGCCACTCTATTTTTGACGTAAAAGACACTATAAGATTGAATGAGGAGTGGTTTGATATTGATGCTGATATACGTGACAATTTTTATTTTGATGATCTAGATGAGGAGTATTTTGATAGCGCAGACAGATGTGATGATGATGACGACATAGAATATTAA